The following coding sequences are from one Paenibacillus sp. FSL R5-0912 window:
- a CDS encoding ABC transporter substrate-binding protein, which produces MMKRMLMTSLSLVMALGLAACGNGNNAAEGTGDAGTGGSGSGEKTKISYWTGDRHDADFVKEKVAEFNETNTDGIEVELVVKGDDFDTALDLSFQTSDAPDVIRVKENTIQTFYKKGFLAPIDEFLTDELKAKFPAMPDLNEFDGKRYSLPNYGTTMRLVYNKDLFAKAGIEHPPTTLQELVDTAKKLTEAGKADGAYGFAQNFKSPGSAFGRSARVIAELSGFGGFGYDFKTARYDFSGFEPIINAFKQIKDDGSMLPGVESLDIDPLRAQFAEGKIGMYLSYSSEPGVYKNQFPAKIDWAAAPAPTIDGNVKGASGFLGGQWLGLSSKSENKEAAWKFMQFMYEDQVLTDYQEKGFGISMVPSVSSVAKTPDVSGIEGFLPNKYDGVWPVYPAVAPEGMKSDDAFFKYMLNGGDLQAIIADLNKRYNAALDSAIKNDGVKAEPDASFDPASLGGKFAK; this is translated from the coding sequence ATGATGAAGCGTATGCTTATGACATCTTTAAGCCTGGTTATGGCACTTGGCCTGGCAGCCTGCGGCAACGGCAACAATGCAGCAGAAGGCACAGGAGATGCTGGAACAGGCGGTTCAGGTTCAGGGGAAAAGACTAAAATCAGCTACTGGACGGGCGACCGCCATGATGCCGATTTTGTGAAGGAGAAGGTTGCCGAGTTCAACGAAACCAACACTGACGGAATTGAGGTGGAACTGGTCGTTAAGGGCGACGACTTCGACACGGCGCTGGATCTGTCCTTCCAGACCTCGGATGCGCCGGATGTGATCCGGGTGAAGGAGAATACCATCCAGACGTTCTACAAAAAAGGCTTCCTCGCTCCTATTGATGAATTCCTCACCGATGAGCTGAAGGCGAAGTTCCCGGCTATGCCGGATCTGAACGAATTCGACGGTAAACGTTACAGTCTGCCGAACTACGGAACGACGATGCGTCTGGTGTACAACAAGGACCTGTTCGCCAAAGCAGGCATTGAGCATCCTCCAACTACACTTCAGGAGCTGGTGGATACAGCCAAGAAGCTGACGGAAGCGGGCAAGGCGGACGGGGCTTACGGCTTTGCACAGAATTTCAAGAGTCCCGGCAGTGCGTTCGGGCGTTCGGCGCGGGTGATTGCGGAGTTGAGCGGCTTCGGCGGCTTCGGGTATGACTTCAAGACAGCACGGTACGACTTCAGCGGCTTCGAGCCTATTATCAACGCGTTCAAGCAGATTAAGGATGACGGCAGCATGCTTCCGGGCGTAGAATCCCTGGATATCGATCCGCTGCGGGCACAGTTTGCAGAAGGCAAGATCGGGATGTATCTGTCCTACTCCTCTGAGCCGGGCGTCTACAAGAATCAGTTCCCGGCCAAAATTGACTGGGCAGCAGCACCGGCTCCTACGATCGACGGCAATGTGAAGGGCGCTTCCGGCTTCCTCGGCGGCCAATGGCTGGGTCTAAGCTCCAAATCGGAGAATAAGGAAGCGGCATGGAAGTTCATGCAGTTCATGTATGAAGATCAGGTGCTGACGGATTATCAGGAAAAAGGCTTCGGTATCTCCATGGTTCCATCGGTTAGCTCGGTAGCCAAAACGCCAGATGTAAGCGGTATTGAAGGGTTCCTGCCGAACAAGTATGACGGGGTATGGCCGGTCTATCCGGCGGTTGCTCCCGAGGGCATGAAATCGGATGACGCCTTTTTCAAGTACATGCTCAACGGCGGCGACCTGCAAGCAATCATCGCTGACCTCAACAAACGTTACAATGCTGCGCTGGACAGCGCAATTAAGAATGATGGTGTAAAAGCTGAGCCCGATGCCAGCTTCGATCCGGCCAGCCTGGGCGGCAAGTTCGCCAAATAA
- a CDS encoding carbohydrate ABC transporter permease, with protein MNKTKNALFSYSFIFPSAFLTLVLGIYPIAWAFRYMFYDYKGYGTARFTGLDNFSRILKDTQFWDSVVNTFIYAGGKLLITIPLALLLAAILNRGLRGRQLLRGIFFMPTVISTAVMAVVFFTIFNSYNGILNQFLIKFNLSDTGVDWLGPKYAMLTVILVAAWGAVGNYMLLFLAGLQNIPEDVYEASSLDGAGRIQQFRYVTLPMLGPVMQMVIMLAIITALKGYESIMVLTEGGPVGKTEVMFLYLYKLFFPVGGGSAAVQVQEFGYGSAVAFVSALIVGMISLIYFYASRRMNQTD; from the coding sequence ATGAATAAAACAAAAAATGCCTTATTCTCATACAGCTTTATCTTTCCAAGTGCCTTTCTGACACTTGTGCTCGGAATCTACCCGATTGCCTGGGCGTTCCGCTACATGTTCTATGACTATAAAGGTTATGGAACCGCACGGTTTACCGGGCTGGACAACTTCAGCCGCATCCTGAAGGATACCCAGTTCTGGGATTCGGTTGTGAATACGTTCATCTACGCAGGAGGCAAGCTGCTGATCACCATTCCGCTGGCTCTGCTGCTGGCCGCCATCCTGAACCGCGGGCTGCGGGGCAGACAGCTGCTGCGGGGGATTTTTTTCATGCCGACCGTCATCAGTACAGCTGTTATGGCCGTAGTCTTCTTCACCATATTCAACTCCTATAACGGAATTCTGAATCAGTTCCTGATCAAGTTCAATCTGTCGGACACCGGCGTTGACTGGCTGGGGCCGAAGTATGCGATGCTAACCGTCATTCTCGTTGCAGCGTGGGGGGCGGTCGGGAATTATATGCTGCTCTTCCTCGCCGGTCTGCAGAATATTCCTGAGGATGTGTATGAGGCCTCTTCCCTGGACGGGGCAGGCAGAATCCAGCAATTCCGCTATGTAACGCTGCCGATGCTGGGTCCGGTCATGCAGATGGTTATTATGCTGGCAATTATTACAGCCTTGAAGGGCTACGAGAGTATTATGGTCCTGACCGAAGGCGGTCCGGTAGGCAAGACTGAGGTGATGTTCCTGTACTTATACAAATTATTCTTCCCTGTCGGCGGAGGCAGTGCGGCGGTTCAGGTGCAGGAGTTCGGATATGGCAGTGCGGTCGCCTTCGTGTCCGCGCTAATCGTAGGGATGATTTCACTCATTTATTTCTATGCATCCAGACGAATGAATCAGACCGATTGA
- a CDS encoding carbohydrate ABC transporter permease, with amino-acid sequence MRIRTILGNTVLWIFLLAFAFITLIPVVITLLGSFKTNAELTTGATFLPSSWHVSNYSEAWEQANFSRYTLNSLIISLSAVAGTLLVSSMAAYVVDRMDFFGKKIYIGLQSFTMFVAVGAVVLRPQFDLMVKLHLHSSLWGVILILISAHASIFFILLSFMKGIPRELDEAALIDGSSLGRTFWRIILPLLGPGLGVGALFTFRGAWNEYLLPLVFTMTKPELQTLTVGLANLKYGISAASQTHYMMAGACLSILPILIAYLFANKSFMQMTAGSLKG; translated from the coding sequence ATGAGAATAAGAACCATACTGGGCAACACTGTGCTCTGGATATTTTTGCTGGCTTTTGCTTTTATAACCCTGATTCCGGTCGTGATTACGCTACTGGGCTCCTTCAAGACGAATGCCGAGCTGACCACCGGAGCGACCTTCCTGCCAAGCAGCTGGCATGTCTCCAACTATTCCGAAGCCTGGGAACAGGCGAACTTCTCCAGGTACACCCTGAACAGCCTGATCATCTCCCTGTCGGCGGTGGCCGGCACACTGCTGGTCTCATCCATGGCTGCTTATGTGGTGGACCGGATGGACTTTTTCGGCAAAAAAATATATATCGGCCTGCAGTCCTTCACCATGTTCGTTGCCGTGGGGGCGGTAGTGCTGCGTCCGCAATTCGATCTGATGGTCAAGCTTCATCTGCACAGCAGCCTCTGGGGGGTCATTCTGATCCTGATCTCCGCGCATGCTTCCATCTTCTTCATTCTGCTCAGCTTCATGAAGGGGATTCCCAGAGAGCTGGATGAAGCCGCGCTGATTGACGGCAGCTCCCTGGGCCGTACCTTTTGGAGAATTATTCTCCCGCTGCTGGGGCCGGGACTCGGCGTAGGCGCCTTATTCACCTTCCGGGGCGCGTGGAATGAATATCTGCTGCCGCTGGTGTTCACCATGACCAAGCCGGAGCTGCAGACGCTGACTGTCGGCCTGGCGAACCTGAAATACGGGATATCTGCGGCTTCCCAGACCCACTACATGATGGCAGGCGCCTGCTTATCCATCCTGCCGATTCTCATTGCCTATCTGTTTGCCAACAAGTCCTTTATGCAGATGACGGCGGGTTCCCTCAAAGGGTAG
- a CDS encoding glycoside hydrolase family 130 protein: MTLQVPAILQSAPFIQRYPGNPVLDASKVPYPTALVFNAGVTKFNGKYVMIFRNDYGSLDKQTIEPHHTTDLGIAYSDDGLTWTAGPKPVFKMHDEEIIRAYDPRLTVIGGRCYMCFAVDTKHGIRGGIAVTDDLEHFEVLSLSTPDLRNMVLFPEKIGGHYVRLERPFTVYSRGGQDRFDAWISESPDLRYWGNSSLLLAVEQVPFANDKVGPAAPPVRTDKGWLTTFHAVDIDPARGKHGWEPTWKKRYTAGIMLLDLEDPRKIIGMARQPLLAPETDYEIDGGFRNHVIFPGGMILEDNGEVKIYYGSADTIECLATAHVDDLISYCLKG; the protein is encoded by the coding sequence ATGACTTTACAGGTTCCTGCTATTCTGCAATCCGCCCCGTTCATTCAGCGCTATCCGGGTAATCCGGTGCTGGATGCATCCAAGGTCCCTTACCCTACCGCACTGGTATTCAATGCTGGTGTAACGAAATTTAACGGCAAATATGTGATGATCTTCCGCAACGATTACGGCTCGCTGGACAAACAGACGATTGAGCCGCATCACACGACCGATCTTGGCATTGCTTACAGTGATGACGGATTGACCTGGACAGCCGGCCCGAAGCCGGTATTCAAAATGCATGACGAAGAGATTATCCGCGCCTACGACCCGCGCCTTACGGTGATCGGCGGACGCTGCTATATGTGCTTTGCCGTCGATACGAAGCATGGCATCCGCGGCGGGATAGCCGTTACCGATGATCTGGAGCATTTCGAGGTGCTCAGCCTATCCACACCGGATTTGCGCAATATGGTGCTGTTCCCCGAGAAAATCGGCGGCCATTATGTCCGGCTGGAGCGTCCCTTCACCGTATACAGCCGCGGGGGGCAGGACCGCTTCGATGCCTGGATCTCCGAGTCACCGGATCTAAGGTATTGGGGGAATTCCAGCCTGCTGCTCGCTGTCGAGCAGGTGCCGTTCGCCAATGACAAGGTTGGTCCCGCTGCACCTCCGGTCAGAACGGACAAGGGCTGGCTGACCACCTTCCATGCGGTGGATATTGACCCGGCGAGAGGCAAACACGGCTGGGAGCCTACCTGGAAGAAACGTTATACGGCAGGCATCATGCTGCTGGATCTGGAAGATCCGCGTAAAATTATTGGGATGGCCAGGCAGCCGCTGCTGGCGCCGGAGACGGATTATGAGATTGACGGGGGCTTCCGCAATCATGTTATTTTTCCGGGCGGGATGATTCTTGAGGATAACGGTGAGGTCAAAATCTACTACGGCTCTGCGGATACGATTGAATGCCTGGCTACGGCTCATGTGGACGATCTGATCAGCTACTGCCTGAAGGGCTAA
- a CDS encoding glycosyl hydrolase, whose protein sequence is MSKLWEKLPRPPAEYRSAPLWSWNDKLEPAELERQIEEMHAAGIGGFFMHARGGLQTPYMGEAWMEAIRLSIVKSRELGMNAWFYDENGWPSGFADGEVPAKGIAYQQKMLAWEKPPFRYPVERAIACYSLEAASGEYRLLPPEDRGTADLAMYYEVNPYYTDTLSKLAVGEFITAAYERYWEAFGQFEAEGAALPGIFTDEPQFARGRLPWSFELEEAFASQSGYAVQEILPALFFPQSSSNKARYDYWSTVTAMFTEAYAKQIGDFCAAKGWAATGHVVDEQELMHQVTSVGDPMAFYEYLQIPGCDWLGRFVGEEPLVPKQVSSAARQTGKKRTITESFGCSGWNVSFQDLKRIGEWQFVHGINFLCQHLQGYSLRGLRKRDYPPSLFYQQPWWKDYRGFNDYFARLAMILAEGTGRAEVLLLHPVRSAWLAQCGENTSAIVPYHEAFARLTRWLCQELIEHDYGSESIIARHGRVSEGRFIVGEAAYRTVIIPPSLTLDRVTVALLEEFVEQGGHLVACGSAPALVSGEDSMQLEWLLQHAVQPEWNSEALCSAVTAVSAPFVQITGEAGRKLASDTLNIRSVNLEDSVVYYIVNSGTEGCGNVNIELRQRGRVSLIDPETGSITELDSEASAQGMRVALPLYAVHSLLLKVEEYGDADEARETAESMGAAESREVAENREAAVVLELGPEWIVAAADLNSLTLDTARMRLDGGEWSAQQPVIFIQEQLLAYGRAAAVELQFRFQADSSLLEVQELYLALEQPEDMELMLNGQPLSSADCGWWRDISFRTLPIAGKVVAGENILQLSTRFSPSGELLAKLEKAKQFEAEGNNLTIDQEFESIYIVGAFGVESAAPYTYGERRAVFTEGPFKLTRLPESVTTGDLVQQGFPFFAGILTLEQNVRINEGTALPASWSFYSPPDTIVSRLFINGTEVRRFLWEPYTAGISGLLHAGENRIRLELTGSCRNLLGPHHHIKGEVYKVGPDSFKDKPGWTDKDLEPDTHVYQDRYGFVRFGLSSAPVLRG, encoded by the coding sequence ATGAGCAAGCTATGGGAGAAGCTGCCCAGACCTCCGGCAGAATACCGGTCTGCGCCGCTCTGGTCCTGGAATGATAAGCTGGAGCCGGCTGAGCTGGAGCGGCAGATCGAAGAGATGCATGCAGCCGGGATCGGCGGGTTCTTCATGCACGCCCGCGGGGGACTACAGACCCCGTACATGGGCGAAGCCTGGATGGAGGCGATCCGCCTCTCGATTGTGAAGAGCCGGGAGCTGGGCATGAACGCCTGGTTCTACGACGAGAACGGCTGGCCCAGCGGCTTCGCGGACGGTGAGGTTCCGGCCAAAGGCATTGCCTATCAGCAGAAGATGCTGGCCTGGGAGAAGCCGCCGTTCCGTTATCCGGTGGAAAGGGCAATTGCCTGCTATTCGCTAGAAGCAGCTTCGGGCGAATATCGTCTGCTGCCGCCGGAAGATCGCGGTACTGCGGATCTCGCCATGTATTATGAGGTGAATCCGTATTATACCGATACACTAAGCAAGCTGGCGGTAGGTGAGTTCATTACAGCCGCCTACGAACGGTACTGGGAGGCATTCGGCCAGTTCGAGGCGGAAGGCGCTGCCCTGCCGGGCATATTCACGGATGAGCCGCAATTCGCCAGAGGCAGGCTGCCGTGGTCCTTCGAGCTGGAAGAGGCATTCGCCTCGCAGAGCGGATATGCCGTGCAGGAGATTCTGCCCGCGCTGTTCTTCCCCCAGAGCAGCTCAAACAAAGCCCGTTATGATTACTGGAGCACGGTGACTGCCATGTTCACCGAAGCCTATGCTAAGCAGATCGGCGATTTCTGCGCCGCTAAGGGCTGGGCGGCCACGGGTCATGTGGTCGACGAGCAGGAGCTGATGCATCAGGTTACTTCCGTCGGCGATCCGATGGCCTTCTACGAATATTTGCAGATTCCCGGCTGTGACTGGCTGGGCCGGTTCGTCGGGGAGGAGCCGCTGGTTCCGAAGCAGGTCAGCTCGGCGGCCCGCCAGACCGGGAAGAAGCGGACGATTACCGAGAGCTTCGGCTGCTCCGGCTGGAATGTCAGCTTTCAGGATCTGAAGCGGATCGGGGAGTGGCAGTTCGTCCACGGTATCAATTTTCTCTGCCAGCATCTGCAGGGCTATTCGCTCCGGGGGCTGCGCAAGCGTGATTATCCGCCCTCCCTGTTCTATCAGCAGCCGTGGTGGAAGGATTACCGGGGCTTCAATGATTATTTCGCCCGGCTGGCGATGATTCTGGCGGAAGGAACGGGCCGCGCGGAGGTGCTGCTGCTTCACCCGGTAAGGTCCGCGTGGCTGGCCCAATGCGGAGAGAACACTTCGGCGATTGTGCCTTATCATGAGGCTTTTGCACGGCTGACCCGCTGGCTCTGCCAGGAACTTATCGAACATGATTACGGCAGTGAGAGCATAATTGCCCGCCATGGCCGCGTAAGTGAAGGACGGTTTATCGTCGGGGAGGCGGCGTACCGCACTGTAATTATTCCGCCGAGCCTGACGCTGGACCGGGTAACGGTAGCGCTGCTGGAGGAGTTCGTTGAGCAGGGTGGTCATCTGGTTGCCTGTGGATCTGCTCCGGCACTCGTGAGCGGAGAGGACAGCATGCAACTGGAATGGCTGCTGCAGCATGCGGTCCAGCCGGAATGGAATTCGGAAGCACTGTGCAGCGCGGTAACAGCGGTCTCGGCACCCTTCGTGCAGATTACCGGTGAGGCAGGCAGGAAGCTTGCATCCGATACGCTGAATATACGGTCGGTAAATCTGGAAGATTCGGTGGTCTATTATATAGTCAATTCCGGGACAGAAGGCTGCGGCAATGTGAACATCGAGCTGCGCCAGCGGGGCCGGGTATCCCTGATCGACCCGGAAACCGGGAGCATCACTGAACTGGATAGCGAGGCTTCTGCACAAGGTATGCGGGTTGCCTTGCCGCTCTATGCTGTGCATTCCCTGCTGCTGAAGGTGGAGGAGTACGGTGATGCGGATGAGGCCAGGGAGACAGCGGAGAGTATGGGAGCGGCAGAAAGCCGGGAGGTAGCGGAGAATAGAGAAGCAGCTGTAGTACTGGAGCTTGGCCCGGAATGGATAGTTGCTGCCGCTGACCTGAACAGTCTGACGCTGGATACCGCCCGTATGCGGCTGGATGGCGGTGAGTGGTCCGCTCAGCAGCCGGTTATCTTCATTCAGGAGCAGCTGCTGGCGTATGGCCGGGCAGCTGCCGTTGAGCTGCAGTTCCGCTTCCAGGCGGATTCCAGTCTGCTGGAGGTGCAGGAGCTGTATCTGGCTCTGGAGCAGCCTGAAGATATGGAACTGATGCTGAACGGACAGCCGCTCTCTTCGGCGGATTGCGGCTGGTGGCGGGATATCTCCTTCCGCACCCTGCCCATCGCCGGAAAGGTGGTTGCTGGAGAGAATATTCTGCAATTGAGTACCCGGTTCAGTCCCAGCGGTGAGCTGCTTGCCAAGCTTGAGAAGGCGAAGCAGTTTGAAGCGGAGGGCAATAATCTGACAATTGATCAGGAGTTTGAGAGTATATATATCGTTGGCGCTTTTGGCGTAGAATCTGCTGCGCCGTATACGTATGGAGAGCGGCGTGCCGTGTTCACGGAAGGACCTTTCAAGCTGACACGACTGCCCGAATCCGTAACAACCGGTGATCTGGTCCAGCAGGGCTTCCCGTTCTTTGCCGGCATCCTCACGCTTGAGCAGAACGTTCGTATTAATGAAGGCACAGCACTTCCGGCAAGCTGGTCCTTCTACTCGCCTCCGGACACCATTGTGTCCCGGCTGTTCATCAACGGTACAGAGGTGCGGAGATTCCTGTGGGAGCCGTATACCGCTGGTATTTCGGGGCTGCTGCATGCAGGAGAGAACCGGATACGGCTGGAACTGACCGGCAGCTGCCGCAATCTGCTCGGACCGCATCATCATATCAAAGGTGAGGTCTACAAGGTAGGTCCGGACAGCTTCAAGGATAAGCCCGGCTGGACCGACAAAGACCTGGAGCCTGACACGCATGTCTATCAGGACCGGTATGGCTTTGTCCGCTTCGGATTATCTTCGGCACCTGTGCTCCGGGGCTAA
- a CDS encoding GNAT family N-acetyltransferase yields MIETKRLLIREMVQSDYDALCGILCDEEVMCAAYESAFNLEEAQNWLNRHLKRYEEYGFGLWAVVLKKTNEMIGQCGLTMQGWREKEILEIGFLFQKAYWHKGYATEAAIACKEYAFSVLNANRVYSIIRDTNIASQKVAVRNGMNIIDKDTKNFRNIDMEFLLYSVERTK; encoded by the coding sequence TTGATAGAAACAAAACGTCTTTTAATTAGAGAAATGGTGCAGTCCGATTATGATGCATTGTGCGGAATATTGTGTGATGAGGAAGTAATGTGTGCTGCTTACGAAAGTGCATTCAACTTAGAAGAAGCACAAAATTGGCTTAACAGACATCTTAAAAGATATGAAGAATATGGTTTTGGACTTTGGGCAGTTGTATTAAAAAAAACAAACGAAATGATTGGTCAATGTGGCTTGACAATGCAAGGCTGGAGAGAAAAAGAAATTTTGGAAATAGGATTTTTGTTTCAAAAAGCGTATTGGCACAAAGGTTACGCAACAGAAGCGGCCATTGCTTGCAAGGAATACGCTTTCTCAGTTCTTAATGCAAATAGGGTTTATTCTATTATTAGGGACACAAACATAGCCTCTCAAAAAGTTGCTGTTCGAAATGGTATGAATATTATTGATAAAGATACTAAGAATTTTAGGAATATAGATATGGAATTTCTTCTGTATTCTGTAGAGCGAACCAAATAA
- a CDS encoding ROK family protein: protein MLLIHEVIANPKAREIYFTIRKHGTVSKHTLLDESGLTISTLTRILDELLSMKLLMEVGFGESTGGRRPILYETNPAYAYLLGLEISRTHAKLVLMDFHLQLLGEYTWNMDTALTPEHLMESLHEEARRLLASASLDFSRVAGLGIGAVGPLDRKAGVILNPARFAAPGWSQVPIKEELEQRLGVPVYLDNGANTALLGEYWASSNRMQHHLLYLHAGIGLRSAIMNDGRLLYGMIDTEGAVGQMIIEGSGLPPHIPGGNAGAWESYVSIHTLERQAREAWRLGSSELLRGWAESAEQLEFAHLIEALHARDPVVVRLFHEMAVYCGIGLANLINILHPEEVILGGPLFLAAEDFYQEATRIALERTYYREQYNVRFTRSRLGERSVATGACAMVLQELTN from the coding sequence TTGCTGCTTATTCATGAAGTTATCGCCAATCCCAAAGCCAGAGAAATCTATTTCACCATAAGAAAACACGGTACCGTCTCCAAACATACTCTGCTGGACGAAAGCGGACTGACCATAAGCACGTTAACACGAATACTGGACGAATTGCTGTCTATGAAGCTGCTGATGGAAGTCGGCTTCGGCGAATCTACCGGGGGCCGCCGTCCTATCCTCTATGAGACCAACCCGGCCTATGCCTATCTGCTGGGGCTGGAGATCTCCCGGACCCACGCTAAGCTCGTATTGATGGACTTTCATCTGCAGCTGCTCGGCGAATATACCTGGAATATGGATACCGCCCTTACCCCGGAGCACCTGATGGAATCCCTTCATGAAGAGGCGCGGCGTCTTCTGGCCTCAGCCTCCCTTGACTTTAGCCGGGTCGCCGGACTTGGCATCGGTGCCGTCGGTCCGCTGGACCGCAAAGCCGGAGTGATTCTGAATCCGGCACGGTTCGCAGCCCCGGGCTGGTCGCAGGTACCTATTAAGGAGGAGCTGGAGCAGCGGCTGGGTGTGCCGGTATATCTGGATAATGGAGCCAACACGGCCCTGCTCGGCGAATACTGGGCCAGCAGCAACCGGATGCAGCATCATCTGCTCTACCTCCATGCCGGAATCGGCCTGCGCTCCGCCATCATGAATGATGGCCGGCTGCTCTATGGCATGATCGATACCGAGGGAGCTGTCGGGCAGATGATCATTGAAGGCTCCGGGTTGCCGCCGCATATTCCCGGCGGCAACGCCGGTGCGTGGGAGAGCTATGTGTCCATCCACACCCTGGAGAGACAGGCGCGCGAAGCGTGGCGGCTGGGCAGCAGCGAGTTGCTCCGAGGCTGGGCAGAGAGTGCGGAGCAGCTGGAGTTCGCTCATTTAATAGAAGCACTTCATGCCCGCGACCCTGTGGTTGTCCGGTTATTTCATGAGATGGCCGTCTACTGCGGCATCGGGCTGGCGAATCTGATTAATATCCTCCACCCCGAGGAAGTCATCCTCGGCGGCCCGCTATTCCTCGCGGCAGAGGATTTCTATCAGGAGGCAACCCGGATCGCCCTTGAGCGGACCTATTACCGCGAGCAGTATAACGTCCGCTTTACCCGCAGCAGACTCGGTGAACGCTCCGTGGCAACGGGCGCATGCGCCATGGTGCTGCAAGAGCTGACGAACTAG
- a CDS encoding CBS domain-containing protein, which produces MKAHEFMIRQVYKVKQEDTVRTFIEKCITHRISGMPVVNDRNEIVAYLSDGDIMRYIGRHEDLIVDSFFQINVFVGDNDEFEERTRKLLSLNVMAIAKKKVVTVHYEEDIEQIATILGKKQIKKVPVERNRVLVGIISRGDVIRHSFKALL; this is translated from the coding sequence ATGAAAGCCCATGAGTTCATGATCCGACAGGTCTACAAGGTCAAGCAGGAAGACACTGTACGGACTTTTATCGAGAAATGCATCACCCACCGGATCAGTGGCATGCCTGTAGTCAATGACCGGAACGAGATTGTCGCTTATTTGAGCGACGGAGATATTATGCGCTATATCGGCAGGCATGAGGATCTGATTGTGGATTCTTTTTTCCAGATCAATGTATTCGTCGGGGATAATGATGAGTTCGAAGAACGGACGCGCAAGCTGCTGAGTCTGAACGTTATGGCCATCGCCAAGAAGAAAGTGGTCACGGTGCACTACGAAGAGGACATTGAACAGATCGCCACCATACTTGGCAAAAAGCAGATCAAAAAGGTCCCCGTTGAGCGTAACCGTGTGCTGGTCGGCATCATCAGCCGCGGCGATGTGATCCGCCATTCCTTCAAGGCTCTGCTCTAG
- a CDS encoding MarR family winged helix-turn-helix transcriptional regulator, with translation MEKRSIETIELEMAVLVRRLTSLTTYKKIGNLDRAAYLLLHQIAFNNGTAGVKALSDEFQLDISTVSRQAAALENKGYIIRVPDPVDGRAYTLQITELGGEILDENRQMRQEIMGKLLVNWSDEEGDSFGELLRKFNAAFLEED, from the coding sequence ATGGAGAAACGTTCAATAGAGACGATAGAGCTGGAAATGGCGGTTCTTGTCCGCCGGCTGACTTCGCTTACCACGTACAAAAAAATCGGCAATCTCGACCGGGCGGCCTACCTGCTGTTGCATCAGATTGCTTTTAATAACGGAACTGCCGGAGTGAAGGCTCTCTCTGATGAATTCCAGCTGGATATCTCCACCGTCAGCAGGCAGGCAGCTGCACTGGAGAACAAGGGATATATCATCCGTGTACCAGACCCTGTGGATGGACGGGCCTATACCCTGCAGATTACGGAGCTGGGCGGAGAAATTCTGGATGAGAACCGGCAGATGCGGCAGGAAATTATGGGCAAGCTGCTGGTAAACTGGTCGGATGAAGAGGGAGATTCCTTCGGCGAGCTGCTGCGGAAATTCAATGCGGCTTTTCTGGAAGAGGATTAA
- a CDS encoding MarR family winged helix-turn-helix transcriptional regulator → MNEDKYEHIDDLIEAFQQFARMNWRKTTLWGLKPSEIRVLVSIKKGMEQEGSKGRTVSDISKLLKVTSPTVTQMVNSLIAQGYAVRTPDSQDRRISDITLTDKGAHLADMAVAKSRETFQGMIDHLGKERSETLSELLNGVYEYFEQLNSQQNDF, encoded by the coding sequence ATGAACGAAGATAAATATGAACATATTGATGATTTAATAGAAGCCTTTCAGCAGTTTGCCCGGATGAATTGGCGCAAGACGACGCTCTGGGGACTGAAGCCGAGTGAAATCCGTGTGCTGGTCTCGATCAAGAAGGGCATGGAGCAGGAAGGCAGCAAGGGGCGGACGGTTTCCGATATCAGCAAGCTCCTCAAAGTGACTTCTCCCACGGTCACGCAGATGGTGAACAGCCTGATTGCCCAAGGATACGCTGTCCGCACGCCAGATAGCCAGGACCGCAGAATCAGCGACATTACTTTAACGGACAAGGGAGCGCATCTTGCCGATATGGCGGTGGCGAAATCCCGGGAGACCTTCCAGGGGATGATTGACCATCTCGGCAAAGAACGAAGCGAGACCTTAAGCGAGCTGCTGAACGGGGTGTACGAATATTTCGAGCAGCTGAACAGCCAGCAGAATGATTTCTGA